One genomic window of Tetrapisispora phaffii CBS 4417 chromosome 13, complete genome includes the following:
- the TPHA0M01550 gene encoding uncharacterized protein (similar to Saccharomyces cerevisiae YMC2 (YBR104W) and YMC1 (YPR058W); ancestral locus Anc_3.348), whose translation MSGESTPLQIIDDLDVAPQQDKTRVIKDLLAGTAGGISQVLVGQPFDTTKVRLQTSTTPTSAIDVVKNLLKNEGPSGFYKGTLTPLIGVGACVSIQFGVNEAMKRYFHSVNNLNSETLSLSQYYLSGLAGGVANSFLASPIEHVRIRLQTQTSSGANADFKGPLDCIRKLRAQGGLMRGLSATMLRESHGCGTYFLVYEALVANEVNKLKVKRADIPAWKLCLFGAFSGTTLWMMVYPLDVIKSVIQTDNIKNPKNGNSIRDVAKRIYGRGGLSAFFKGFGPTMLRAAPANGATFATFELFMRLMN comes from the coding sequence atgtCTGGAGAAAGTACACCTTTACAAATAATTGATGATCTAGATGTGGCTCCACAACAAGACAAAACCAGAGTTATAAAGGATCTTTTAGCTGGTACCGCCGGTGGTATTTCTCAAGTTTTGGTAGGACAACCATTTGACACAACTAAAGTCCGTTTACAAACCTCTACGACACCAACGTCTGCCATCGATGTTGTCAAAAACCTATTAAAGAATGAAGGTCCTTCAGGTTTTTATAAAGGTACTCTCACACCATTAATTGGTGTTGGTGCCTGTGTGTCTATTCAATTTGGTGTCAACGAGGCAATGAAAAGATATTTCCATTCAGTAAACAATTTGAATTCTGAAACTCTTTCACTATCTCAATATTATCTTAGTGGTCTAGCTGGTGGTGTGGccaattcatttttagcCTCTCCAATTGAACATGTAAGAATTCGCCTACAAACCCAGACTTCTTCAGGTGCCAACGCAGACTTTAAAGGCCCATTGGATTGTATCAGAAAATTAAGAGCTCAAGGTGGTTTAATGAGAGGTCTAAGTGCTACAATGCTAAGAGAAAGTCATGGATGTGGTACTTATTTTTTAGTTTATGAAGCATTAGTAGCAAATGAAGTTAACAAGTTAAAGGTTAAGAGAGCAGATATTCCAGCTTGGAAATTGTGTTTATTTGGTGCATTCTCTGGTACTACTCTATGGATGATGGTGTATCCTTTAGATGTTATTAAATCAGTTATTCAAACAGACAATATTAAGAACCCTAAGAATGGCAATTCTATCCGTGATGTAGCCAAAAGAATATATGGAAGAGGTGGTTTGTCGGCCTTCTTTAAAGGGTTTGGTCCAACTATGCTAAGAGCCGCTCCTGCAAACGGTGCAACTTTTGCTAcctttgaattatttatgaGACTCATGAATTAA
- the ARO7 gene encoding chorismate mutase ARO7 (similar to Saccharomyces cerevisiae ARO7 (YPR060C); ancestral locus Anc_3.349) produces MDFTKPETVLNLQNIRDELVKMENSIIFKFIERSNFPTCPSIYDPKHSNLSIPNFEGSFLDWAILQLEIAHSQLRRFESPDETPFFPDKILKPILPSIEYPQILAKYSSEVNYNNKIKRIYIDEIVPLISKYSGDQAENFGSVATRDIELLQSLSRRIHFGKFVAEAKFQNNVELYTDLIKRKDVDGIMKNITNSAVEEKILERLTTKAEVYGVDPTDKEGERKITPEYLVKIYKEIVIPITKEVEVEYLLRRLE; encoded by the coding sequence ATGGATTTCACTAAACCAGAGACTGTTTtgaatttacaaaatattagaGATGAATTAGTTAAGATGGAAAATTCCATTATCTTCAAGTTTATTGAAAGATCTAACTTTCCAACCTGTCCATCTATTTATGATCCTAAACACTCCAATTTATCTATTCCAAATTTCGAAGGATCCTTTTTGGATTGGGCTATTCTACAATTAGAAATTGCTCATTCACAATTGAGGAGATTCGAATCACCAGATGAAACGCCATTTTTTCCAGATAAGATTTTAAAACCAATTTTACCAAGCATCGAGTACCCACAAATTTTAGCTAAGTATTCCTCTGAAGTCAATTATaacaacaaaattaaaagaatctatattgatgaaataGTTCCGTTGATTTCTAAGTATAGTGGAGATCAAGCTGAGAATTTTGGCTCTGTTGCAACAAGAGATATCGAACTACTTCAGAGTTTGAGTAGAAGAATCCATTTTGGTAAATTTGTAGCTGAGGCTAAATTCCAGAATAATGTCGAATTATACACTGATctaattaaaagaaaagatgTGGATGGCattatgaaaaatataacgAACTCTGcagttgaagaaaaaatctTAGAGAGATTAACAACAAAAGCTGAAGTTTATGGAGTAGACCCAACTGATAAAGAGGgtgaaagaaaaataacCCCAGAATATTTAGTTAAAATTTACAAAGAAATTGTCATTCCAATCACGAAAGAAGTTGAAGttgaatatcttttaaGAAGATTAGAATAG
- the TPHA0M01570 gene encoding J domain-containing protein (similar to Saccharomyces cerevisiae JID1 (YPR061C); ancestral locus Anc_3.350) produces MSILLARQSVTSRYPLTPAASINTLNHHLVIQWIRDYSNHQPRKLEVLHDNYWPKLVKNPSPFQIFNITNKNSIDKKELKKKYHFFVKLYHPDNNGKFNVSTHDCATNKFLTNDQKLKRFKIITDAYTKLTSDRVIDTSESYDMNRYNHQNWNTRYHHAYYNSEDWGDINGISKKDHTSNEEFNILTFFSCMLGLIMCIKCLALLNELEATLNKPIQLAPHKSMEENLISAYTNYGLDKDKQSRYKRFLWFRTYNIFLNKQSGFSREQFQEEMKKNDILLTELDNKSNSKSNPPP; encoded by the coding sequence ATGTCAATACTGTTGGCACGGCAAAGCGTCACTTCGAGATATCCCCTAACGCCTGCTGCGAGTATAAACACACTCAATCACCACCTCGTTATACAATGGATTAGAGATTATTCAAACCACCAGCCGCGTAAATTAGAGGTGTTGCACGATAACTACTGGCCAAAGTTAGTTAAGAATCCTAGCCCATtccaaatattcaatatcaCAAATAAAAACTCCATAGATAAAAAAGAActcaagaagaaatatcatTTCTTTGTAAAGTTGTACCATCCTGATAACAATGGGAAATTTAACGTTTCAACTCATGACTGTGCAACAAACAAGTTTCTGACCAACGACCAGAAGTTGAAAAGGTTTAAAATCATCACAGATGCATACACTAAGTTGACAAGTGACAGAGTCATAGACACATCGGAATCGTACGATATGAACAGGTATAACCACCAAAATTGGAACACACGATACCATCATGCTTACTATAATTCAGAAGACTGGGGGGACATAAATGGTATATCGAAGAAGGATCACACTTCAAATGAAGagttcaatattttaacattttttaGTTGTATGTTGGGTTTAATAATGTGCATTAAATGTTTAGCACTTTTAAATGAACTGGAGGCAACATTAAACAAACCAATTCAACTAGCTCCACATAAATCGATGGAAGAGAACTTAATAAGTGCGTATACAAACTATGGGTTGGATAAAGACAAACAATCAAGATATAAAAGGTTCTTATGGTTCAGaacatataatattttcttaaaCAAGCAATCAGGGTTCTCGAGGGAACAATTTCAAGAAgagatgaaaaaaaatgatatattacTAACAGAACTAGacaataaatcaaattccAAGTCAAATCCACCACCTTGA
- the CMD1 gene encoding calmodulin (similar to Saccharomyces cerevisiae CMD1 (YBR109C); ancestral locus Anc_3.360) has protein sequence MSSNLTEEQIAEFKEAFALFDKDNNGSISSSELATVMRSLGLSPSEAEVADLMNEIDVNGNNKIEFSEFLALMSRQLKSNDSEQELLEAFKVFDKNGDGLISAAELKHVLTSIGEKLTDTEVDEMLREVSDGSGEINIQQFAALLSK, from the coding sequence ATGTCCTCAAATTTAACAGAAGAGCAGATCGCTGAATTTAAAGAGGCTTTTGCGTTGTTCGACAAGGACAACAATGGTTCTATCTCCTCCAGTGAATTGGCCACCGTCATGAGATCGTTGGGTCTTTCCCCAAGCGAAGCTGAAGTCGCTGACTTGATGAACGAAATCGATGTCAACGGCAACAACAAGATCGAGTTCTCGGAGTTCTTGGCTTTGATGTCCAGACAATTGAAATCCAACGACTCCGAACAAGAACTATTAGAAGCTTTCAAAGTCTTCGACAAGAACGGTGACGGTTTGATCTCCGCCGCAGAATTGAAACATGTCTTGACCTCGATCGGCGAGAAATTGACCGACACAGAAGTCGACGAAATGTTGAGAGAGGTCAGTGATGGTTCTGGAGAAATTAATATCCAACAATTCGCTGCTTtactttcaaaataa
- the HOS1 gene encoding histone deacetylase (similar to Saccharomyces cerevisiae HOS1 (YPR068C); ancestral locus Anc_3.362): protein MGDENKFKLIISTSHFQSSVIDLLPCNHARKSKLINSLLEAYQLISKFDVVVDETRLFEGQGLDLVEARALCNYHSQDYLRVIFGKQYNERLSPDDNDREGVRSGKAEQSPDELHDLYELYQSLHESYVGKKRKIPRDRPGHVPGTDPEILKLEYNLNNGDCPIFSFLPMYLDTLINSTMQLAKHLCVDTPEITANIAINWDGGRHHAMKSRANGFCYINDIVSLINELRKTPGQQGHKRKLTYIDLDLHHGDGVENAFNYSKDIQIISIHLFEPGFYPCTGGLKFGKPKSNNIINLPVKHGLSNSNMFELVTNIIIPLIELHQSDDIVILCGGDGLNNDYYNEWQLTIIGLTRCIIKIIAAFVGPHQPGSCKNVVLLGGGGYNELLASRFYTYLTYKVLQLAGRIPPAATTLAAEVPHGTIDDKDKELLIKDHEHIDEYEKEYYKYWCYEIENGLDGLSFKRQINYNDTKQKPFTKYIAELRAHYGISRILST, encoded by the coding sequence ATGGgtgatgaaaataaatttaagCTAATAATTTCCACATCCCATTTCCAATCGAGCGTCATCGATTTGTTACCATGCAACCATGCAAGGAAATCGAAACTTATCAATTCGTTGTTAGAGGCTTATCAATTGATTAGTAAGTTTGATGTTGTCGTCGATGAGACCAGGCTGTTCGAAGGACAGGGACTTGATTTAGTGGAAGCCCGGGCATTATGTAATTACCATTCCCAAGATTACCTAAGAGTGATATTTGGTAAGCAATACAATGAGCGCTTATCTCCGGATGACAACGATCGGGAGGGTGTGAGATCGGGAAAAGCAGAGCAATCGCCGGATGAACTGCACGACTTGTATGAATTATATCAATCGTTACACGAGAGTTATGTAGGCAAGAAACGGAAGATCCCCCGGGATAGACCCGGGCATGTCCCGGGGACAGACCCGGAGATCTTGAAATTGGAGTATAACTTGAACAATGGAGATTGCCCGATCTTCTCGTTCTTGCCGATGTACCTGGACACACTCATCAACTCCACAATGCAACTTGCAAAGCATCTGTGCGTGGACACACCGGAGATCACAGCAAACATTGCCATCAACTGGGATGGTGGACGTCATCACGCCATGAAATCCCGGGCCAATGGGTTTTGTTACATCAACGATATTGTATCACTAATAAACGAACTCCGAAAAACGCCGGGACAACAAGGACACAAAAGGAAACTGACATACATCGACTTAGATTTACACCACGGCGATGGAGTGGAGAATGCGTTTAATTACTCAAAAGATATTCAAATCATTTCCATTCATTTGTTTGAACCCGGGTTTTACCCCTGCACTGGCGGATTAAAATTCGGGAAACCTAAAtcaaacaatattattaatttaccCGTAAAACATGGATTAAGCAATAGCAACATGTTTGAATTGGTGactaatataataattccGTTAATTGAACTGCATCAGAGTGACGACATTGTGATTTTGTGCGGCGGTGATGGATTAAATAACGACTACTACAACGAATGGCAATTAACAATCATAGGGCTGACAAGATGTATTATAAAGATAATCGCTGCTTTCGTCGGACCACATCAGCCCGGGTCTTGCAAAAACGTCGTGTTGCTGGGCGGTGGCGGATACAATGAGTTGCTTGCTAGTCGTTTCTACACGTATTTAACTTATAAGGTCCTACAATTAGCAGGTCGCATCCCGCCGGCGGCTACCACGTTAGCCGCCGAAGTCCCTCATGGAACAATAGACGATAAAGACAAGGAGCTCCTGATCAAAGATCATGAACACATCGACGAATACGAAAAAGAGTACTATAAATACTGGTGCTATGAGATAGAGAACGGACTCGATGGACTGTCGTTCAAAAGACAAATCAATTACAATGACACTAAACAGAAGCCATTCACCAAGTATATAGCAGAGCTGAGAGCCCATTATGGTATTTCACGTATCTTATCAACATAG
- the MED1 gene encoding Med1p (similar to Saccharomyces cerevisiae MED1 (YPR070W); ancestral locus Anc_3.364) → MASEDVYLSKLNEIIELFQNYKPGRINLDNITKLCQTLGLESFIDDIDTNISRLSTASKIIVVDIDFDKSLGKVKDVKLVLASNFDNFNYFTDKSLLLNSVNGTNNTNLKEEQTENNILLNSLTNYADLNEFYQNLKYIYLLDTYSCIDLDSNQAKSKSSGNTTVINSGDIISTTNYAVSATDNVSSLQISSTGNMKPNSSPNANANLDVNNAHTATSPVPAQNIDKNDCKLDLFKYYTELADYVRNYFISNNSDFTVITNLRDIFGIYIIWNDDFKNPIARIYLEKSKESKNRLFEFVYLPGDDKWSNEDFEKYTIGVSLVMEIMGETENQTGKHNSIWFPKESISDDLILQSSFTDIIKENIDSNDNNMLNILFKNIQSDNNLSINDYLIFSGKCRLVNDFTTSLINISKFDIGNDHLDLMLEILNWIKWSKMVLTPVFEIISRDNNGSTDDFSSYEKANDSNIDENINLQKLKMKTIRSTRRRSSSLAKRPSIVEASILKDEGLQQFNLHEIMSQPVIEDEKIDGLDYVEESASENPLHNDSNENANEDIEMEDAQGMDFNTEPMLKIENNNKKIIKS, encoded by the coding sequence ATGGCTTCAGAAGATGTCTATTTGTCGAAGTTGaatgaaataattgaattgtttcaaaattacAAACCAGGTAGAATTAACTTagataatattacaaaattatGCCAAACTTTGGGTTTGGAGTCTTTCATCGACGACATAGACACAAATATATCAAGACTCTCCACGGCgtcaaaaataatagtcGTGGATATCgattttgataaatcatTAGGGAAAGTAAAAGATGTAAAACTTGTTTTGGCTTCgaattttgataattttaattattttacaGATAAATCATTGCTATTAAACAGTGTTAATGGCACAAATAATACTAATTTGAAAGAGGAGCAAACTGAAAACAACATTCTACTGAATTCGTTGACAAATTATGCAGATTTGAATGagttttatcaaaatttaaaatacaTTTATCTGTTGGATACATATTCTTGTATAGATTTGGATTCAAATCAAGCAAAATCAAAGTCCAGTGGAAACACAACTGTAATTAATAGTGGAGATATTATCTCAACAACTAATTATGCTGTAAGCGCAACTGACAATGTCTCTTCGTTGCAAATATCGTCAACTGGCAATATGAAACCAAATTCAAGTCCAAATGCAAATGCAAACTTGGATGTAAATAATGCACATACTGCTACATCTCCAGTACCAGCACagaatattgataaaaatgattgtAAACTAGATCtgttcaaatattataCAGAGCTAGCAGATTATGTCagaaattatttcatttcaaATAACTCAGATTTCACAGTTATAACAAATTTAAGAGATATATTCggtatttatattatttggaATGACGATTTCAAGAATCCTATTGcaagaatatatttagaaaagtccaaagaatcaaaaaatcgtctatttgaatttgtgTATTTACCAGGAGATGATAAATGGTCAAAtgaagattttgaaaagtaCACTATAGGTGTATCCTTAGTGATGGAAATAATGGGTGAAACAGAAAACCAAACTGGGAAGCATAACAGCATATGGTTCCCAAAGGAGTCTATCTCTGACGATCTTATTTTACAATCGTCATTTACAGATATTATAAaggaaaatattgattctAACGACAATAATATGTTGAATATCttgtttaaaaatatccaaAGCGATAATAACTTGTCAATTAATGATTACTTGATTTTCAGTGGCAAGTGTAGGTTAGTTAACGATTTTACTACAAGcttaataaatatatctaaatttgATATAGGTAATGATCATTTGGATTTAATGTTAGAGATATTAAACTGGATTAAATGGTCGAAAATGGTTCTAACACCAGTTTTTGAGATTATAAGCAGGGATAATAATGGCTCGACAGATGATTTTTCAAGTTATGAAAAAGCtaatgattcaaatatagatgaaaacataaatttacaaaaattaaaaatgaaaactaTAAGATCTACTAGAAGAAGGTCATCATCTCTTGCCAAGAGGCCTAGTATTGTCGAAGCCTCTATTCTGAAAGATGAAGGGTTGCAGCAATTCAATTTACATGAGATTATGTCGCAACCTGTCAtagaagatgaaaaaattgatggTCTAGATTACGTTGAGGAATCTGCCTCCGAAAATCCGTTACATAACGATAGTAATGAGAATGCAAACGAAGATATTGAGATGGAAGATGCTCAAGGGATGGACTTTAATACAGAGCCAATGCtgaaaatagaaaataataacaaaaaaataataaaatcataa
- the YSA1 gene encoding ADP-ribose diphosphatase (similar to Saccharomyces cerevisiae YSA1 (YBR111C); ancestral locus Anc_3.365), protein MYIAKGLRLKLINQSANPTTKFITRKMSIPKGKPELAELISSRPVVRTDECKWIGLEKLSYKDPNGGTREWDMAVRTTRQAGGIDGVGIIPILKYPDGKPDEILLQKQYRPPVDGVCIEMPAGLIDGTESVQVAALRELKEETGYVGKIIDDSPVMFNDPGFTNTNLVLLTVEIDMALPENQNPQANLEDNEFIECFTVPLKDFVSEMTKLDKQGYKLDARVQSFAQGISFVQKYKF, encoded by the coding sequence ATGTATATTGCAAAAGGTTTAAGATTAAAATTGATCAATCAATCAGCTAACCCGACtacaaaatttattactaGAAAGATGTCCATACCTAAAGGAAAACCAGAATTAGCTGAATTGATTAGTTCTCGTCCTGTTGTAAGAACTGATGAATGTAAATGGATTGGATTAGAAAAATTGTCTTACAAAGATCCAAACGGAGGCACCAGAGAATGGGACATGGCTGTCCGTACAACTAGACAAGCAGGTGGCATTGATGGCGTCGGTATTAttccaattttaaaatatccaGATGGTAAACCagatgaaatattattacaaaagCAATACAGGCCCCCTGTAGATGGTGTTTGCATAGAAATGCCTGCGGGATTAATCGATGGCACCGAGTCCGTTCAGGTAGCTGCTTTAAGAGAGCTAAAAGAGGAAACTGGATATGTGGGAAAGATCATCGATGATAGCCCTGTTATGTTTAACGATCCTGGTTTTACAAACACTAACTTAGTCCTGTTAACAGTGGAGATCGATATGGCATTGCCAGAAAACCAAAATCCACAAGCCAACTTAgaagataatgaatttatcGAATGTTTCACTGTTCCCTTGAAAGATTTCGTAAGTGAAATGACAAAACTAGACAAACAAGGCTACAAGCTAGATGCTCGTGTTCAAAGTTTTGCACAAGGTATCAGCTTTGTTCAAAAGTACAAATTctag
- the SUS1 gene encoding Sus1p (similar to Saccharomyces cerevisiae SUS1 (YBR111W-A); ancestral locus Anc_3.366), producing MTTDANNNLVNLKAQIQQYLVESGNYEKISNDLNKRLLAEGWMESVKKLTLDEINVNDSTKFPQILKNVEPEAINMVSDTTKNEVIEQIKFFLNEVFNTEQ from the exons ATGACGACAGATGCTAATAATAACTTAGTGAATTTAAAGGCTCAAATTCAACAATACCTTGTGGAATCAGGAAATTATGAGAA aatatCAAACGACTTGAACAAGAGATTGTTAGCAGAAGGATGGATGGAATCTGTCAAAAAGCTAACTCTGGATGAAATAAATGTAAATGATTCAACAAAATTTCCACAAATACTGAAAAACGTTGAACCGGAAGCGATAA ATATGGTTTCTGACACTACAAAGAATGAGGTTATAGAACAaatcaaattctttttaaatgaaGTTTTTAACACTGAACAATAA